In Cololabis saira isolate AMF1-May2022 chromosome 4, fColSai1.1, whole genome shotgun sequence, one DNA window encodes the following:
- the LOC133441696 gene encoding F-BAR and double SH3 domains protein 2-like isoform X1 → MQPPPRKVKVTQELKNTHTEQMTRLHFKHQTESDLLEDMRSYSLKKGQLERDYAQALQKLASQYLKRDWPGISPDDQRTDYRNVYAVWRAYLEGTVQVSQSRLNVCDNYKSQVSEPAKTVRFYKEQQLKKTIDQLSGIQAELQESVKELAKAKKKYYDCEQVAHAVREKADIEAKSKLGLFQSRISLQKASVKLKAKRNDCNSKATQARNDYLLTLAAANAHHDRYYHTDLPHCIQALDGRIYEHVKDYLVALCRTELEASQATHSTFQFLLEKSTRIIQEFNQQLFMQENPVFHKSQDFQFQPSECDTTLSSVQQLVDIEPSPVSAMRMTLAQSRQLESESGTTEEHSLNKEARKWATRVAREHKNIIHYKRSLEECESHGLPPTEQGRLDLELKIEDTKEMMRKAETIKLKAEARLDLLRQVGVAVDTWLKSAMNQVMEELENERWASYTSHDPSLSGTVDLEREEGEECEENMEVFDDSSSSPSGTLRNYPLTCKVLYSYKASQPDELTIDEQEMLEVIEDGDMEDWVKARNKTGQVGYVPEKYLQFPTSNSLLSMLQSLATLDARSQTSSNSTEPELHIGCINGDTNSVYVRALYDYDGQADEELSFVEGAVIRLLSRDTQTDDGFWEGELNGRVGVFPSVLVEDLTENGEGCRGGARDTQLSPSLKLPCSLPPLPLYDQPPISPFTSPETSTPPPLPRSPSAALNGEHKLPLPASSHKGQLSSHNQSSGRSPVSPGFPQPLRFTPEGGPGKLRPVRAAPPPPKQHPRRQQEKSDKTEEVEITLV, encoded by the exons GCTCTACAGAAGTTAGCAAGTCAGTATTTGAAGAGGGACTGGCCTGGAATTAGCCCCGATGACCAGAGAACAGACTATAG GAATGTGTATGCAGTGTGGAGAGCCTACTTAGAGGGTACAGTTCAGGTGAGCCAGTCCAGGCTGAATGTATGTGACAACTACAAGAGTCAAGTATCAGAACCAGCGAAGACTGTTAGATTTTATAAGGAACAGCAGCTCAAAAAG ACCATTGATCAGTTGAGTGGAATTCAAGCAGAGCTGCAGGAGTCGGTGAAGGAGTTGGCAAAAGCCAAGAAAAAATACTATGACTGTGAGCAAGTTGCCCACGCTGTACGAGAGAAGGCTGATATAGAGGCCAA gtCTAAACTGGGTCTTTTTCAGTCAAGAATTAGTTTACAGAAAGCAAGTGTAAAG TTGAAAGCTAAAAGAAACGACTGCAACTCCAAGGCGACGCAGGCCAGGAACGACTACTTGTTAACGCTAGCTGCAGCCAACGCTCACCATGATCGCTACTACCACACAGATCTACCACACTGCATACAG GCCTTGGATGGGAGAATCTACGAGCACGTGAAAGACTATCTGGTAGCACTTTGTCGTACTGAGCTAGAGGCCTCCCAAGCTACACACAGCACCTTCCAGTTCCTGTTGGAGAAATCAACCAGG ATAATACAAGAGTTCAACCAGCAGTTGTTCATGCAGGAGAATCCTGTGTTTCACAAATCACAGGACTTCCAGTTCCAGCCCAGTGAATGTGACACG ACTCTGAGCTCGGTGCAGCAGTTGGTGGACATCGAGCCGTCGCCCGTCAGTGCCATGAGAATGACCCTGGCACAG AGTCGACAGCTGGAGTCGGAGTCGGGGACGACCGAGGAGCACAGTCTGAACAAAGAGGCCAGGAAATGGGCAACCAGAGTGGCCAGAGAGCACAAGAACATCATTCACTACAAGAGA TCTTTAGAGGAATGTGAGAGTCACGGCTTGCCCCCCACCGAGCAGGGCAGACTAGACCTGGAGCTGAAGATAGAAGACACCAAAGAGATGATGCGCAAAGCCGAG acaataaagttgaaagcTGAAGCTCGCTTGGATCTTCTGCGGCAAGTTGGGGTTGCTGTGGATACGTGGCTGAAAAGCGCCATGAACCAG gtgatggaggagctggagaACGAACGCTGGGCCAGCTACACTTCCCATGATCCCTCACTGTCG GGCACAGTGGACTTGGAGCGTGAAGAGGGCGAAGAGTGTGAAGAGAATATGGAGGTTTTTGACGACAGCAGCTCCAGCCCCTCAGGAACCCTCCGCAACTACCCGCTAACCTGTAAAGTGCTGTACTCATACAAG GCCTCTCAGCCAGACGAGTTAACTATTGATGAACAGGAGATGTTGGAGGTCATCGAGGACGGAGACATGGAGGACTGGGTCAAG gcACGCAACAAGACAGGTCAAGTGGGATATGTCCCAGAAAAATACCTGCAATTCCCGACGTCCAacagcctgctgagcatgctccAGTCTCTGGCCACACTGGACGCTCGCTCCCAAACCTCGTCCAACTCAACGGAGCCGGAGCTGCATATCGGCTGCATCAATGGAGACACAAACT CCGTGTATGTCCGTGCACTTTATGACTACGATGGCCAAGCAGACGAGGAGCTCTCCTTTGTTGAGGGAGCCGTGATCCGTCTGTTGAGCCGCGATACTCAGACGGACGATGGCTTCTGGGAGGGGGAGCTGAATGGCCGGGTCGGGGTTTTCCCCTCTGTGCTGGTAGAAGATCTCACAGAAAACGGGGAGGGCTGCAGAGGAGGGGCACGTGACACACAG CTCTCTCCATCTCTGAAGTTGCCATGTTCTCTGCCACCTCTTCCACTTTACGACCAGCCTCCCATCAGCCCCTTCACCAGCCCAGAGACGTCTACCCCACCTCCGCTGCCACGCTCACCCTCCGCCGCACTTAACGGGGAGCATAAGCTTCCGCTGCCTGCCTCATCACACAAAGGACAGTTATCGTCTCACA ATCAAAGTTCTGGCAGGAGTCCCGTGTCTCCAGGATTTCCTCAGCCGCTGCGATTCACTCCTGAGGGAGGCCCCGGCAAACTACGACCT gtacgagctgctcctcctccacccaAACAGCATCCCCGTCGACAGCAGGAAAAGAGCGACAAGACAGAGGAGGTGGAGATCACGCTGGTGTGA
- the LOC133441696 gene encoding F-BAR and double SH3 domains protein 2-like isoform X2, which translates to MQPPPRKVKVTQELKNTHTEQMTRLHFKHQTESDLLEDMRSYSLKKGQLERDYAQALQKLASQYLKRDWPGISPDDQRTDYRNVYAVWRAYLEGTVQVSQSRLNVCDNYKSQVSEPAKTVRFYKEQQLKKTIDQLSGIQAELQESVKELAKAKKKYYDCEQVAHAVREKADIEAKSKLGLFQSRISLQKASVKLKAKRNDCNSKATQARNDYLLTLAAANAHHDRYYHTDLPHCIQALDGRIYEHVKDYLVALCRTELEASQATHSTFQFLLEKSTRIIQEFNQQLFMQENPVFHKSQDFQFQPSECDTSRQLESESGTTEEHSLNKEARKWATRVAREHKNIIHYKRSLEECESHGLPPTEQGRLDLELKIEDTKEMMRKAETIKLKAEARLDLLRQVGVAVDTWLKSAMNQVMEELENERWASYTSHDPSLSGTVDLEREEGEECEENMEVFDDSSSSPSGTLRNYPLTCKVLYSYKASQPDELTIDEQEMLEVIEDGDMEDWVKARNKTGQVGYVPEKYLQFPTSNSLLSMLQSLATLDARSQTSSNSTEPELHIGCINGDTNSVYVRALYDYDGQADEELSFVEGAVIRLLSRDTQTDDGFWEGELNGRVGVFPSVLVEDLTENGEGCRGGARDTQLSPSLKLPCSLPPLPLYDQPPISPFTSPETSTPPPLPRSPSAALNGEHKLPLPASSHKGQLSSHNQSSGRSPVSPGFPQPLRFTPEGGPGKLRPVRAAPPPPKQHPRRQQEKSDKTEEVEITLV; encoded by the exons GCTCTACAGAAGTTAGCAAGTCAGTATTTGAAGAGGGACTGGCCTGGAATTAGCCCCGATGACCAGAGAACAGACTATAG GAATGTGTATGCAGTGTGGAGAGCCTACTTAGAGGGTACAGTTCAGGTGAGCCAGTCCAGGCTGAATGTATGTGACAACTACAAGAGTCAAGTATCAGAACCAGCGAAGACTGTTAGATTTTATAAGGAACAGCAGCTCAAAAAG ACCATTGATCAGTTGAGTGGAATTCAAGCAGAGCTGCAGGAGTCGGTGAAGGAGTTGGCAAAAGCCAAGAAAAAATACTATGACTGTGAGCAAGTTGCCCACGCTGTACGAGAGAAGGCTGATATAGAGGCCAA gtCTAAACTGGGTCTTTTTCAGTCAAGAATTAGTTTACAGAAAGCAAGTGTAAAG TTGAAAGCTAAAAGAAACGACTGCAACTCCAAGGCGACGCAGGCCAGGAACGACTACTTGTTAACGCTAGCTGCAGCCAACGCTCACCATGATCGCTACTACCACACAGATCTACCACACTGCATACAG GCCTTGGATGGGAGAATCTACGAGCACGTGAAAGACTATCTGGTAGCACTTTGTCGTACTGAGCTAGAGGCCTCCCAAGCTACACACAGCACCTTCCAGTTCCTGTTGGAGAAATCAACCAGG ATAATACAAGAGTTCAACCAGCAGTTGTTCATGCAGGAGAATCCTGTGTTTCACAAATCACAGGACTTCCAGTTCCAGCCCAGTGAATGTGACACG AGTCGACAGCTGGAGTCGGAGTCGGGGACGACCGAGGAGCACAGTCTGAACAAAGAGGCCAGGAAATGGGCAACCAGAGTGGCCAGAGAGCACAAGAACATCATTCACTACAAGAGA TCTTTAGAGGAATGTGAGAGTCACGGCTTGCCCCCCACCGAGCAGGGCAGACTAGACCTGGAGCTGAAGATAGAAGACACCAAAGAGATGATGCGCAAAGCCGAG acaataaagttgaaagcTGAAGCTCGCTTGGATCTTCTGCGGCAAGTTGGGGTTGCTGTGGATACGTGGCTGAAAAGCGCCATGAACCAG gtgatggaggagctggagaACGAACGCTGGGCCAGCTACACTTCCCATGATCCCTCACTGTCG GGCACAGTGGACTTGGAGCGTGAAGAGGGCGAAGAGTGTGAAGAGAATATGGAGGTTTTTGACGACAGCAGCTCCAGCCCCTCAGGAACCCTCCGCAACTACCCGCTAACCTGTAAAGTGCTGTACTCATACAAG GCCTCTCAGCCAGACGAGTTAACTATTGATGAACAGGAGATGTTGGAGGTCATCGAGGACGGAGACATGGAGGACTGGGTCAAG gcACGCAACAAGACAGGTCAAGTGGGATATGTCCCAGAAAAATACCTGCAATTCCCGACGTCCAacagcctgctgagcatgctccAGTCTCTGGCCACACTGGACGCTCGCTCCCAAACCTCGTCCAACTCAACGGAGCCGGAGCTGCATATCGGCTGCATCAATGGAGACACAAACT CCGTGTATGTCCGTGCACTTTATGACTACGATGGCCAAGCAGACGAGGAGCTCTCCTTTGTTGAGGGAGCCGTGATCCGTCTGTTGAGCCGCGATACTCAGACGGACGATGGCTTCTGGGAGGGGGAGCTGAATGGCCGGGTCGGGGTTTTCCCCTCTGTGCTGGTAGAAGATCTCACAGAAAACGGGGAGGGCTGCAGAGGAGGGGCACGTGACACACAG CTCTCTCCATCTCTGAAGTTGCCATGTTCTCTGCCACCTCTTCCACTTTACGACCAGCCTCCCATCAGCCCCTTCACCAGCCCAGAGACGTCTACCCCACCTCCGCTGCCACGCTCACCCTCCGCCGCACTTAACGGGGAGCATAAGCTTCCGCTGCCTGCCTCATCACACAAAGGACAGTTATCGTCTCACA ATCAAAGTTCTGGCAGGAGTCCCGTGTCTCCAGGATTTCCTCAGCCGCTGCGATTCACTCCTGAGGGAGGCCCCGGCAAACTACGACCT gtacgagctgctcctcctccacccaAACAGCATCCCCGTCGACAGCAGGAAAAGAGCGACAAGACAGAGGAGGTGGAGATCACGCTGGTGTGA
- the LOC133441696 gene encoding F-BAR and double SH3 domains protein 2-like isoform X3, with amino-acid sequence MLRNVYAVWRAYLEGTVQVSQSRLNVCDNYKSQVSEPAKTVRFYKEQQLKKTIDQLSGIQAELQESVKELAKAKKKYYDCEQVAHAVREKADIEAKSKLGLFQSRISLQKASVKLKAKRNDCNSKATQARNDYLLTLAAANAHHDRYYHTDLPHCIQALDGRIYEHVKDYLVALCRTELEASQATHSTFQFLLEKSTRIIQEFNQQLFMQENPVFHKSQDFQFQPSECDTTLSSVQQLVDIEPSPVSAMRMTLAQSRQLESESGTTEEHSLNKEARKWATRVAREHKNIIHYKRSLEECESHGLPPTEQGRLDLELKIEDTKEMMRKAETIKLKAEARLDLLRQVGVAVDTWLKSAMNQVMEELENERWASYTSHDPSLSGTVDLEREEGEECEENMEVFDDSSSSPSGTLRNYPLTCKVLYSYKASQPDELTIDEQEMLEVIEDGDMEDWVKARNKTGQVGYVPEKYLQFPTSNSLLSMLQSLATLDARSQTSSNSTEPELHIGCINGDTNSVYVRALYDYDGQADEELSFVEGAVIRLLSRDTQTDDGFWEGELNGRVGVFPSVLVEDLTENGEGCRGGARDTQLSPSLKLPCSLPPLPLYDQPPISPFTSPETSTPPPLPRSPSAALNGEHKLPLPASSHKGQLSSHNQSSGRSPVSPGFPQPLRFTPEGGPGKLRPVRAAPPPPKQHPRRQQEKSDKTEEVEITLV; translated from the exons GAATGTGTATGCAGTGTGGAGAGCCTACTTAGAGGGTACAGTTCAGGTGAGCCAGTCCAGGCTGAATGTATGTGACAACTACAAGAGTCAAGTATCAGAACCAGCGAAGACTGTTAGATTTTATAAGGAACAGCAGCTCAAAAAG ACCATTGATCAGTTGAGTGGAATTCAAGCAGAGCTGCAGGAGTCGGTGAAGGAGTTGGCAAAAGCCAAGAAAAAATACTATGACTGTGAGCAAGTTGCCCACGCTGTACGAGAGAAGGCTGATATAGAGGCCAA gtCTAAACTGGGTCTTTTTCAGTCAAGAATTAGTTTACAGAAAGCAAGTGTAAAG TTGAAAGCTAAAAGAAACGACTGCAACTCCAAGGCGACGCAGGCCAGGAACGACTACTTGTTAACGCTAGCTGCAGCCAACGCTCACCATGATCGCTACTACCACACAGATCTACCACACTGCATACAG GCCTTGGATGGGAGAATCTACGAGCACGTGAAAGACTATCTGGTAGCACTTTGTCGTACTGAGCTAGAGGCCTCCCAAGCTACACACAGCACCTTCCAGTTCCTGTTGGAGAAATCAACCAGG ATAATACAAGAGTTCAACCAGCAGTTGTTCATGCAGGAGAATCCTGTGTTTCACAAATCACAGGACTTCCAGTTCCAGCCCAGTGAATGTGACACG ACTCTGAGCTCGGTGCAGCAGTTGGTGGACATCGAGCCGTCGCCCGTCAGTGCCATGAGAATGACCCTGGCACAG AGTCGACAGCTGGAGTCGGAGTCGGGGACGACCGAGGAGCACAGTCTGAACAAAGAGGCCAGGAAATGGGCAACCAGAGTGGCCAGAGAGCACAAGAACATCATTCACTACAAGAGA TCTTTAGAGGAATGTGAGAGTCACGGCTTGCCCCCCACCGAGCAGGGCAGACTAGACCTGGAGCTGAAGATAGAAGACACCAAAGAGATGATGCGCAAAGCCGAG acaataaagttgaaagcTGAAGCTCGCTTGGATCTTCTGCGGCAAGTTGGGGTTGCTGTGGATACGTGGCTGAAAAGCGCCATGAACCAG gtgatggaggagctggagaACGAACGCTGGGCCAGCTACACTTCCCATGATCCCTCACTGTCG GGCACAGTGGACTTGGAGCGTGAAGAGGGCGAAGAGTGTGAAGAGAATATGGAGGTTTTTGACGACAGCAGCTCCAGCCCCTCAGGAACCCTCCGCAACTACCCGCTAACCTGTAAAGTGCTGTACTCATACAAG GCCTCTCAGCCAGACGAGTTAACTATTGATGAACAGGAGATGTTGGAGGTCATCGAGGACGGAGACATGGAGGACTGGGTCAAG gcACGCAACAAGACAGGTCAAGTGGGATATGTCCCAGAAAAATACCTGCAATTCCCGACGTCCAacagcctgctgagcatgctccAGTCTCTGGCCACACTGGACGCTCGCTCCCAAACCTCGTCCAACTCAACGGAGCCGGAGCTGCATATCGGCTGCATCAATGGAGACACAAACT CCGTGTATGTCCGTGCACTTTATGACTACGATGGCCAAGCAGACGAGGAGCTCTCCTTTGTTGAGGGAGCCGTGATCCGTCTGTTGAGCCGCGATACTCAGACGGACGATGGCTTCTGGGAGGGGGAGCTGAATGGCCGGGTCGGGGTTTTCCCCTCTGTGCTGGTAGAAGATCTCACAGAAAACGGGGAGGGCTGCAGAGGAGGGGCACGTGACACACAG CTCTCTCCATCTCTGAAGTTGCCATGTTCTCTGCCACCTCTTCCACTTTACGACCAGCCTCCCATCAGCCCCTTCACCAGCCCAGAGACGTCTACCCCACCTCCGCTGCCACGCTCACCCTCCGCCGCACTTAACGGGGAGCATAAGCTTCCGCTGCCTGCCTCATCACACAAAGGACAGTTATCGTCTCACA ATCAAAGTTCTGGCAGGAGTCCCGTGTCTCCAGGATTTCCTCAGCCGCTGCGATTCACTCCTGAGGGAGGCCCCGGCAAACTACGACCT gtacgagctgctcctcctccacccaAACAGCATCCCCGTCGACAGCAGGAAAAGAGCGACAAGACAGAGGAGGTGGAGATCACGCTGGTGTGA